GAAGGAGTGCTTGATCGTACCATCGGTGAATATCGCCAGGTCCGATGTTCCCCCTCCGATATCAAGCAGGCCTATCCCAAGCTCCATCTCTTCCCGGGTCAGAACAGCTTCTGCGGAGGCCAGCGGTTCCAGAACAACGTCGCACACCTCAAGTCCCGCCCGGTTGCAGCATTTCACAATATTCTGGACCGCCGCAACCTGACCGGTAACAATATGGACGTCCGCTTCAAGCCGCACCCCGGTCATGCCCAGCGGATACTGGATTCCATCCTGATCATCCACCATGAATTCCTGGGGCAGAATGTGCAGCACCTCCTGATCGGTGGGAATATGGACCGCACTTGCGGCATCCACAACCCGGTCGATATCCTCCTGGGTCACCTCTCCCTGCCTGATCGGGACAAGTCCCCTGCTGTTGAATCCCTTGATATGACTTCCGGCAATTCCGGCATACACCGAGGAAATCTGGCACCCGGCCATCTTTTCAGCATCATCCACCGCCCGCTTGATCGACTCGACGGTGCTTTCAATATTGACCACAACACCCCGTCTCAAGCCGATCGACGGGTGGATTCCAACCCCGACCACGTCAACCCGGTTATCGATCACCTCTGCAACAACGGCACAGATCTTGGTGGTTCCGATATCGAGTCCTGCGATAATTTCCCCTCTTTCTTCCTGGCCCA
This DNA window, taken from Pseudomonadota bacterium, encodes the following:
- the ftsA gene encoding cell division protein FtsA gives rise to the protein MGQEERGEIIAGLDIGTTKICAVVAEVIDNRVDVVGVGIHPSIGLRRGVVVNIESTVESIKRAVDDAEKMAGCQISSVYAGIAGSHIKGFNSRGLVPIRQGEVTQEDIDRVVDAASAVHIPTDQEVLHILPQEFMVDDQDGIQYPLGMTGVRLEADVHIVTGQVAAVQNIVKCCNRAGLEVCDVVLEPLASAEAVLTREEMELGIGLLDIGGGTSDLAIFTDGTIKHSFVLGLGGHNLTNDLSIGLRTPLKEAGILKEKYGSALASLIDKDQVIEVPSVGGRDSRRISRRVMGEILEPRVEEMLSLIKDQLKDSSYHDKINAGLVMTGGTSLLANMVDLAEQIFDLPVRIGYPKKVGGMADMVSTPQYATSLGLIFFAMKNESSQRFKNNEDGVFGRLAGRMRDWFRGAF